One segment of Rubripirellula amarantea DNA contains the following:
- a CDS encoding ComEA family DNA-binding protein has translation MTERTSSVEPPLVRHNVRVAMSSLAMVAVLGCLAVLPSKPSEPQRRKSTVATLEIDVNLASEIELSLAPGVGPVLAKRIVANREREGAFPTLQSLCRVHGVGPKTLDQIATICVVDPPQEPMPDHIADRR, from the coding sequence ATGACGGAGCGAACATCGAGCGTCGAGCCTCCTTTAGTCCGCCACAACGTCCGCGTGGCAATGAGCAGCCTTGCGATGGTCGCAGTGCTGGGCTGCTTGGCAGTATTGCCGTCGAAGCCGAGCGAACCCCAGCGTCGTAAATCGACGGTCGCCACTCTGGAGATCGATGTCAACTTGGCTTCCGAGATCGAGCTATCTCTGGCTCCGGGCGTAGGCCCCGTCCTGGCTAAACGAATCGTTGCCAATCGGGAACGCGAAGGAGCCTTTCCGACGTTGCAATCGCTTTGCCGTGTCCACGGTGTCGGCCCGAAAACGCTTGACCAGATTGCAACTATCTGTGTCGTCGATCCGCCTCAAGAACCAATGCCCGACCACATTGCCGATCGTCGCTAG
- the nadC gene encoding carboxylating nicotinate-nucleotide diphosphorylase produces MTKDYAPVEINPQLEDDLRAIVRLSINEDLRDQVDWTTVCLIDADRRGGCQIVPRKSGVCAGNDLVSIIVDEFDADLEVVSHIRDGDVLTPGQAIASITGNVRDLLTAERTILNILCRLCGIATLTQRYVDAIKGSKSRLYDTRKTTPGWRLIEKYAVRCGGGHNHRSGLHDGFLIKDNHLALAGNADGPIAASTAAKAALAWRGGKVERLVAPEIVEIEVDSIDQFRDVLPAGPDIILLDNFSLDGLARAVAIRDAAKSPVELEASGNVTIATIGEIAKTGVDRISSGALTHQATSLDLGFDWFDAKAS; encoded by the coding sequence ATGACCAAAGATTACGCACCCGTGGAAATCAATCCCCAGTTGGAAGATGACCTGCGAGCGATCGTTCGTTTGTCGATCAACGAAGATTTACGTGATCAAGTTGACTGGACCACGGTGTGCTTGATCGATGCCGATCGTCGTGGTGGTTGTCAAATTGTTCCGCGAAAATCAGGGGTTTGCGCGGGGAACGATCTCGTTTCCATCATCGTTGATGAATTCGATGCTGATTTGGAAGTCGTTTCGCACATTCGTGATGGCGATGTACTCACACCTGGTCAAGCGATTGCTAGCATCACGGGAAACGTTCGTGATTTGTTGACCGCCGAGCGAACGATTTTAAACATTCTTTGCCGATTGTGCGGCATCGCGACGCTGACGCAGCGGTACGTCGACGCGATCAAAGGATCGAAGTCTCGCTTGTACGACACTCGGAAAACGACTCCCGGGTGGCGGCTGATCGAGAAGTATGCCGTGCGTTGTGGAGGTGGGCACAATCACCGAAGCGGGCTGCATGATGGTTTCTTGATCAAGGACAATCACTTGGCTTTGGCCGGTAATGCGGACGGTCCGATCGCAGCTTCGACGGCAGCAAAGGCGGCCTTGGCGTGGCGGGGTGGGAAGGTAGAACGGTTGGTTGCACCCGAGATTGTCGAGATCGAAGTCGATTCGATCGACCAATTTCGCGACGTGTTGCCCGCTGGGCCCGACATCATCTTGTTGGACAATTTTTCACTCGACGGATTGGCTCGCGCCGTAGCCATACGTGACGCGGCTAAATCACCGGTTGAACTCGAAGCCTCCGGTAACGTCACAATCGCTACGATCGGCGAAATTGCGAAAACTGGTGTGGACCGCATCAGTAGTGGCGCACTTACGCATCAAGCTACATCTTTGGACCTTGGTTTTGACTGGTTTGACGCAAAGGCAAGCTAG